In the Burkholderia glumae LMG 2196 = ATCC 33617 genome, one interval contains:
- the selD gene encoding selenide, water dikinase SelD, whose product MNSNPQSNPPRLTSLSHGGGCGCKIAPGVLAELLRRNAPPALFPDLLVGTETSDDAAVYRLNDEQAIVATTDFFMPIVDDPYDFGRIAATNALSDVYAMGGKPILALALVGMPINVLPHETIAAVLKGGEAVCAEAGIPVAGGHSIDSVEPIYGLAALGIVHPSRVKRNAGARAGDLLVLGKPLGVGVLSAALKKGQLDDAGYAAMIAATTRLNRPGAELAALPGVHAMTDVTGFGLLGHGLEVARGARLTARVRYAALPWLAGVEALAASGVVTGASERNWAAYGAEVRLGETLPAAARALLTDPQTSGGLLVACAPDTVDAVLACFHADGFAQAAVIGELVDGPARIEVA is encoded by the coding sequence ATGAACTCCAACCCGCAATCGAATCCGCCGCGTCTGACCAGCCTCTCGCACGGCGGCGGCTGCGGCTGCAAGATCGCGCCGGGCGTGCTCGCCGAGCTGCTCAGGCGCAACGCGCCGCCCGCGCTGTTCCCCGACCTGTTGGTCGGCACCGAAACCTCCGACGATGCCGCCGTGTACCGGCTCAACGACGAGCAGGCGATCGTCGCCACCACCGATTTCTTCATGCCGATCGTCGACGATCCCTACGACTTCGGCCGGATCGCCGCCACCAACGCGCTGTCCGACGTCTACGCGATGGGCGGCAAGCCGATCCTCGCGCTCGCGCTGGTCGGCATGCCGATCAACGTGCTGCCGCACGAGACGATCGCCGCCGTGCTCAAGGGCGGCGAAGCGGTCTGCGCGGAGGCGGGGATTCCCGTGGCGGGCGGTCATTCGATCGATTCGGTCGAGCCGATCTACGGCCTCGCGGCGCTCGGCATCGTGCATCCGTCGCGCGTCAAGCGCAACGCCGGCGCGCGCGCGGGCGACCTGCTGGTGCTCGGCAAGCCGCTCGGCGTCGGCGTGCTGTCGGCGGCGCTGAAGAAGGGCCAGCTCGACGACGCGGGCTACGCCGCGATGATCGCCGCGACCACCCGGCTCAACCGGCCCGGGGCCGAATTGGCGGCGTTGCCGGGGGTACATGCGATGACCGACGTGACGGGCTTCGGCCTGCTCGGGCACGGGCTGGAGGTGGCGCGCGGCGCGCGGCTCACGGCGCGCGTGCGCTACGCGGCGCTGCCGTGGCTGGCCGGCGTCGAGGCGTTGGCCGCGAGCGGCGTGGTGACGGGCGCCTCGGAGCGCAACTGGGCCGCCTACGGCGCCGAGGTGCGGCTCGGCGAGACCCTGCCGGCTGCCGCTCGGGCGCTGCTGACCGATCCGCAGACCTCGGGCGGGCTGCTGGTGGCCTGCGCGCCCGACACGGTCGACGCGGTGCTGGCCTGCTTCCACGCGGACGGTTTCGCGCAAGCCGCCGTGATCGGCGAGCTGGTGGACGGCCCGGCCCGCATCGAGGTCGCCTGA